One segment of Primulina tabacum isolate GXHZ01 chromosome 6, ASM2559414v2, whole genome shotgun sequence DNA contains the following:
- the LOC142548810 gene encoding cell division cycle 5-like protein — protein MRIMIKGGVWKNTEDEILKAAVMKYGKNQWARISSLLVRKSAKQCKARWYEWLDPSIKKTEWTREEDEKLLHLAKLMPTQWRTIAPIVGRTPSQCLERYEKLLDAACAKDENYEPGDDPRKLRPGEIDPNPESKPARPDPVDMDEDEKEMLSEARARLANTRGKKAKRKAREKQLEEARRLASLQKRRELKAAGIDIRKRKRKRRGIDYNAEIPFEKKPPPGFYDIADEDRPAELVSFPTTIEELEGERRVDREARLRKQDIARNKIAQRQDTPSAILQANKLNDPETVRKRSKLNLPAPQIPDHELEAIAKMGIASDLIGSEELTEGNAATRSLLANYAEAPRQGMPSLRTPQRTPASKQDAIMMEAENQRRLTQSQTPLLGGENPLLHPSDFSGVTPRKKDIATPNPLLTPSATPGGAGLTPRINMTPSRDGYNSFSMTPRGTPMRDELHINEELDIHDSGKLRQSDLRKELVSGLKNLPQPKNEYQIVVQSFPEEDEEPEEKIEEDMSDRIATEKAVEEARQQALLKKRSKVLQRELPRPPPSSLDLIRGSLIRADEDKSSVVPPTLIEQADELIRRELLLLLEHDEVKYPSEEKTAKEKKKGSKRAANGKSVPAPSIEDFEENELTEADTLIKEEAQFIRMAMGHEKESLAEYIEVHETCLNDIMYFPTRDGYGLSTVANNMERLTAFQNEFENTRKRMDDDTKKAQRHEQKIKVLTNGYQMRAGKLGTQIEATFKQMDTAGTELECFLALQKQEQLAATRRISNLWEEVQKQKDLERILQKRYGDLLPELERVQNLTDSYRLQAKREEETATEDNSLVLSSSEAEPADQPAAQDLETPPSPSAITDEINSMEVDTNDVLKADA, from the exons ATGAGGATCATGATTAAAGGTGGTGTTTGGAAAAACACCGAAGATGAGATATTGAAGGCGGCGGTGATGAAGTATGGGAAGAATCAGTGGGCACGAatttcttctcttttagttcGTAAATCCGCGAAGCAGTGCAAGGCGCGTTGGTACGAGTGGTTGGATCCCTCAATCAAAAAG ACTGAGTGGACCAGAGAAGAAGATGAGAAACTGTTGCATCTTGCTAAGCTCATGCCCACACAGTGGAGAACTATTGCCCCGATTGTGGGTCGTACTCCATCACAGTGCCTTGAACGATATGAGAAGCTCTTGGACGCAGCATGTGCTAAGGATGAGAACTATGAACCTGGTGATGACCCGAGGAAATTGCGTCCAGGAGAGATTGACCCAAATCCGGAATCCAAGCCAGCTCGTCCTGATCCTGTGGATATGGATGAGGATGAGAAGGAGATGCTTTCTGAAGCACGAGCTCGGTTGGCCAACACAAGAGGCAAAAAGGCAAAGAGGAAAGCTAGAGAAAAGCAACTTGAAGAGGCCCGGAGACTTGCTTCTTTGCAGAAAAGGAGAGAATTAAAAGCTGCTGGGATTGACATCCGAAAAAGGAAGAGAAAGAGAAGGGGAATTGACTACAATGCGGAAATTCCCTTTGAAAAGAAACCTCCCCCAGGCTTTTATGATATTGCTGATGAAGATCGTCCAGCTGAACTAGTCAGCTTCCCAACCACCATCGAAGAACTTGAAGGTGAAAGAAGAGTTGACAGGGAAGCACGTCTCAGAAAGCAGGACATTGCGAGGAACAAAATTGCTCAGAGACAAGATACTCCATCAGCGATACTACAAGCCAACAAGCTCAATGATCCTGAAACAGTAAGAAAAAGATCTAAACTTAATCTCCCTGCACCACAGATCCCAGACCATGAACTAGAGGCGATTGCTAAGATGGGGATTGCTAGTGATCTTATTGGGAGTGAAGAATTAACTGAAGGGAATGCTGCAACACGTTCTCTTCTTGCAAACTATGCAGAGGCACCCCGGCAGGGTATGCCTTCATTGCGAACACCTCAGAGAACTCCTGCAAGCAAGCAGGATGCCATTATGATGGAGGCTGAGAACCAGCGGAGGTTGACTCAATCTCAGACCCCCCTGCTTGGTGGAGAAAATCCATTGTTGCACCCATCAGACTTTTCTGGAGTCACTCCTAGGAAAAAGGATATTGCAACTCCGAATCCCCTCTTGACTCCCTCAGCAACTCCTGGAGGTGCAGGGCTCACTCCTAGAATTAACATGACACCTTCGCGTGATGGGTATAATTCTTTTAGCATGACCCCCAGAGGTACTCCAATGAGGGATGAGCTGCACATAAATGAAGAATTAGATATACATGACAGTGGCAAGTTAAGGCAATCTGATTTGAGGAAGGAACTGGTTTCTGGATTGAAAAACCTTCCACAGCCCAAAAACGAGTACCAGATTGTTGTCCAATCCTTCCCCGAAGAGGATGAGGAACCTGAGGAGAAAATCGAGGAGGATATGTCCGACAGGATAGCTACAGAAAAGGCTGTGGAAGAAGCAAGGCAACAAGCATTACTCAAGAAAAGATCGAAAGTGCTGCAAAGGGAGCTACCTAGACCCCCACCTTCTTCCCTGGACCTTATTAGGGGCTCTTTAATTAGAGCTGATGAAGACAAAAGCTCTGTTGTACCTCCAACATTAATTGAGCAGGCCGATGAGTTGATACGAAGAGAGCTCCTTTTGTTACTGGAACATGATGAGGTGAAATATCCATCGGAAGAAAAAACTGCCAAAGAGAAGAAAAAAGGGTCTAAACGTGCCGCAAATGGGAAGTCTGTGCCCGCTCCTTCAATTGAAGACTTTGAGGAAAATGAGCTGACAGAAGCTGACACATTGATAAAGGAGGAGGCCCAGTTCATTCGAATGGCTATGGGCCACGAAAAGGAATCACTTGCTGAGTACATAGAGGTGCATGAAACATGTTTAAATGATATCATGTACTTTCCCACTCGTGATGGCTATGGTTTATCGACCGTTGCCAACAATATGGAGAGACTCACCGCTTTTCAAAATGAATTTGAAAATACAAGGAAGAGGATGGATGATGATACTAAAAAGGCTCAGCGGCATGAGCAGAAGATTAAAGTTCTCACTAATGGCTATCAAATGAGAGCTGGAAAACTCGGGACGCAGATCGAGGCAACCTTCAAGCAGATGGATACTGCAGGAACAGAACTTGAGTGCTTCCTTGCTTTGCAGAAGCAAGAACAACTAGCAGCCACACGGAGGATCAGTAATCTCTGGGAAGAAGTTCAGAAACAAAAGGATCTCGAGCGTATTTTACAGAAACGTTATGGTGATCTATTACCAGAACTTGAAAGGGTTCAGAATTTGACAGATTCGTACCGATTGCAAGCAAAAAGAGAGGAGGAAACTGCTACAGAAGACAACTCCCTTGTATTGTCGAGTTCTGAGGCAGAGCCTGCCGATCAACCTGCTGCACAGGATCTCGAGACGCCACCATCACCTTCAGCCATCACTGACGAGATAAACTCAATGGAAGTTGATACTAATGATGTCTTGAAAGCCGATGCATGA
- the LOC142548809 gene encoding inositol phosphorylceramide glucuronosyltransferase 1-like — translation MEANKLNLRFTLLVSLILMIGVCSCEKTLGSQNSKEAYVTLLYGDEFLLGVRVLGKSIRDTGSTKDMVTLASDGVSNYAKKLLKADGWIVKTISLLENPNQVRPSRFWGVYTKLKIFNMTDYKKVVYLDADTIVVKSIDDLFKCRNFCANLKHSERLNSGVMLVEPSEEVFNDMMTKVTTMYSYTGGDQGFLNSYYPDFASARIFDPHASPEELKSRPIPKMERLSTLYNADVGLYMLANKWMVDEEELRVIHYTLGPLKPWDWWTSWLVKPVDVWQNARVKLEASLPGTAGGQNPKDEVVVKFLILLPLVFLVFCYYRSFSQTRSLFDHIRHLFYKFRSRGILSYSAVSSSTVSSSQQFPKAAYNKVPVFLGAMSVVICFAAAILSLAFSMLIVPRQIMPWTGLLLVYEWTFTIFFILFGSYLLVIHQWGKHVGNQASSFSSNPASYDYDSGKGHLRQMSSCDASAWYYGLGLASLALATPLLPCLLGITALFLRLGLMVVGALVLASFATYASVHLSIRAFIRGCEDRDTQRNRTFCYFC, via the exons ATGGAAGCGAACAAGTTGAATTTACGATTTACTCTTTTGGTGTCATTGATTTTGATGATCGGAGTATGCAGTTGCGAGAAAACTTTGGGATCTCAGAATTCGAAAGAAGCTTACGTCACGTTACTCTATGGCGATGAATTCCTACTCGGCGTGCGGGTTTTGGGAAAGTCGATTCGCGACACGGGTTCTACCAAGGATATGGTTACTTTGGCTTCTGATGGAGTCTCCAATTATGCTAAAAAGTTGCTTAAG GCAGATGGCTGGATTGTGAAAACAATTAGTTTGTTGGAAAATCCCAATCAAGTGCGTCCATCAAGGTTTTGGGGAGTCTACACAAagcttaaaatttttaatatgacAGACTACAAAAAAG TGGTATATCTTGATGCTGATACAATTGTGGTTAAGAGCATTGATGATCTTTTCAAGTGTCGAAACTTTTGTGCCAACTTAAAGCATTCAGAAAGGCTGAATTCAGGAGTGATGTTGGTTGAACCATCAGAAGAAGTGTTCAACGACATGATGACAAAAGTGACCACCATGTATTCTTACACTGGAG GTGACCAAGGATTTCTCAACTCATACTACCCTGACTTTGCCAGTGCACGCATATTTGACCCTCATGCATCCCCAGAGGAGTTGAAATCTAGACCCATTCCCAAAATGGAGAGACTTTCTACTTTATACAATGCAGACGTTGGCCTTTACATGCTTGCCAATAAG TGGATGGTTGATGAGGAAGAACTCCGTGTTATTCATTATACGCTTGGTCCTCTAAAGCCTTGGGATTGGTGGACATCTTGGCTTGTTAAGCCAGTCGATGTCTGGCag AATGCTAGGGTAAAGCTTGAAGCAAGTCTCCCAGGAACTGCTGGGGGTCAAAATCCAAAAGATGAAGTAGTGGTCAAATTTCTAATTCTGCTTCCACTTGTATTCCTGGTTTTCTGTTATTATCGCTCCTTTTCACAG ACACGATCATTGTTTGATCACATTAGACACCTCTTCTACAAGTTCAGATCTAGAGGTATTCTTAGTTACTCCGCGGTCAGTTCCTCTACTGTTAGTTCTAGTCAGCAG TTCCCAAAGGCTGCGTATAATAAGGTGCCTGTTTTTCTTGGTGCGATGTCAGTGGTTATATGTTTCGCGGCTGCAATTTTGTCCCTTGCATTCTCAATGTTGATTGTGCCTCGGCAAATAATGCCATGGACTGGTTTGCTTCTTGTGTATGAATGGACCTTCACAATTTTCTTCATACTGTTTGGAAGTTATCTACTTGTTATCCATCAATGGGGGAAGCATGTGGGCAATCaagcatcatcattttcatctaATCCTGCATCATACGATTATGATTCTGGAAAAG GTCATTTAAGACAAATGTCGTCTTGTGATGCCTCTGCGTGGTATTATGGACTCGGGCTGGCATCACTAGCCTTGGCAACTCCTCTATTGCCTTGTCTTTTGGGGATCACTGCTTTATTTTTAAG GTTAGGCTTGATGGTTGTGGGAGCCCTTGTTTTGGCTTCATTCGCAACGTACGCCTCGGTGCATCTTTCAATAAGAGCGTTTATCCGGGGTTGTGAAGATAGGGACACGCAAAGAAACAGGACCTTCTGTTATTTCTGCTAG
- the LOC142548811 gene encoding putative lysine-specific demethylase JMJ16 produces MATELVGPCVKEDNMDLPSIPPGFESLAPFTLNRVEDNQVTLSTTSACATQSQTVTLQTTVNCNDDLKTSKDSRRRPWIKYCEFDNNSGDESESEKPISMGHHLPKGVIRGCEKCSSCQKVIAKWRPEAARRPDLQEAPVFYPSEEEFEDTLKYIASIRSKAETYGICRIVPPASWKPPCPLKEKNMWERSKFVTRVQRIEKLQNRDSMRKILQVNYNKQRKKRKSMKNEVDYRKNDEEVKIPGEVELVDADGFGFEHGPEFTMDEFKKYADEFMAQYFRKNSSTSVSKCNINMYEEQWQPTVESIEGEYWRMVEKPTEEIDVLYGADLETGVFGSGFPKTSHQVCSASDMKYVNSGWNLNNFPRIPGSVLSFESGDISGVLIPWLYIGMCFSSFCWHVEDHHLYSLNYMHWGAPKMWYGVPGSDAVKLEAAMKKHLPDLFEEQPDLLHKLVTQLSPSILKSEGVPVYRCVQNPGEFVLTFPRAYHAGFNCGFNCAEAVNVAPVDWLPHGQDAIELYCEQGRKSTISHDKLLLGAAREAVKANWEYNLLRKYTQNNLRWKDVCGKDGILSKALKARVEMERLRRDCLCKSSQALKMECSFDANSERECSICLFDLHLSAAGCHRCSPDKYACLNHAKQLCSCSWGAKFFLFRYDIAELNLLVEALEGKLSAIYRWARLDLGLALSSYVSKGNMQNSEIVVKSSHNTSQEASNGTSSLPTTLSSIEQMDGKSLKLMKFIGSTNSCQKENPSEVVLALESVKPSSSLSSPENEASKYNSLCHKKTNLQSTPIIKILSPQPSQVGSRNVSSSKSLGTEKPLAKQSLAYVHKDVILLSDVEGEGPNRETFLEDSAEHGGNVLKPVCHPVSCLNNPPLTAAVAGPVDKLDKVKHGSSSEDMKAEDQKEGEANLGDISPSNPCFKVPSNDADSCNCVSVKKETSERDEANACLGFNLQNDKGRSSYEDNHKKSELDVDYTSSENSQSVSSNPFSSQNILDRYYRQKGPRIAKVVRRINCNVEPLKFGSVHAGKQWCDCRAIYPSGFRSRVRYINVLDPSNMCYYVSEILDARWDGPLFMVSLEHWPSEIFVHVSAARCWEMVRERVNHEITKQHKLGRQNLPPLQPPGSLDGMEMFGFSSPAIVQAIQAMDQNRVCSNYWKSRPLMQIPQQSQSGESSGTFSLKYEPLNDQEIEKNHPGVVRILNSLFKKANLEQLHTLHGLLQNENSTDEQRLVIRLLNEKIREGSA; encoded by the exons ATGGCCACAGAACTTGTTGGACCTTGTGTCAAAGAAGATAATATGGATTTACCATCAATTCCACCGGGGTTTGAGTCACTTGCACCCTTCACTCTGAACAGAGTGGAAGATAATCAAGTAACTCTATCAACCACCTCTGCTTGTGCTACTCAATCACAAACTGTCACATTGCAAACGACGGTCAACTGTAATGATGATTTAAAAACCTCGAAGGACTCTAGGCGTAGGCCTTGGATTAAATACTGCGAGTTTGATAACAACTCTGGGGATGAATCCGAGTCTGAGAAG CCAATTTCCATGGGGCACCATCTTCCAAAGGGGGTTATCCGTGGGTGTGAAAAGTGTAGCAGCTGCCAAAAG GTTATTGCAAAATGGCGTCCTGAAGCAGCTCGTAGGCCTGATCTTCAGGAGGCTCCTGTGTTTTATCCTTCTGAAGAG GAGTTTGAAGATACTTTAAAATACATTGCAAGTATACGCTCTAAAGCAGAAACATATGGGATCTGTCGTATAGTACCTCCAGCTTCATGGAAACCTCCTTGTCCTCTCAAGGAAAAAAATATGTGGGAGAGGTCTAAGTTTGTCACTCGTGTTCAGCGGATTGAAAAACTGCAAAATCGGGATTCTATGAGAAAGATATTACAAGTCAATTATAACAAgcaaagaaaaaagagaaaatcTATGAAAAATGAAGTTGATTATAGAAAGAATGACGAGGAAGTCAAGATTCCAGGTGAAGTTGAACTAGTAGATGCTGATGGATTTGGCTTTGAACACGGTCCCGAGTTTACCATGGACGAATTTAAAAAGTATGCTGATGAGTTCATGGCCCAGTACTTTAGAAAAAATAGTAGTACCTCGGTATCAAAATGTAACATAAATATGTATGAGGAACAGTGGCAGCCTACAGTTGAGAGTATTGAGGGAGAATATTGGAGGATGGTGGAAAAACCAACAGAAGAAATTGAT GTTCTTTATGGAGCTGATCTGGAAACAGGAGTATTTGGCAGTGGGTTTCCAAAAACTTCTCACCAAGTTTGTTCTGCTTCTGACATGAAGTATGTCAATTCAGGATGGAACTTGAATAACTTCCCTAGGATTCCTGGTTCTGTTCTTTCGTTTGAGAGCGGTGATATATCTGGTGTTCTGATTCCTTGGCTGTACATCGGAATGTGTTTTTCTTCATTTTGCTGG CATGTCGAGGATCACCACTTATACTCATTGAATTACATGCATTGGGGGGCTCCAAAAATGTGGTATGGTGTTCCAGGATCAGATGCAGTGAAATTGGAGGCAGCAATGAAGAAACACCTGCCTGATCTATTTGAAGAACAGCCAGACCTGCTTCATAAGTTG GTTACCCAACTTTCCCCATCGATCCTGAAGTCTGAAGGAGTGCCCGTTTATCGGTGTGTTCAAAATCCAGGAGAGTTTGTCCTGACGTTCCCTCGAGCATATCATGCTGGGTTCAACTGTGGTTTCAACTGTGCTGAAGCTGTTAATGTTGCTCCTGTTGATTGGTTGCCACATGGGCAGGATGCTATTGAGCTTTATTGCGAGCAAGGCAGAAAATCTACCATTTCACACGATAAGCTATTGCTTGGTGCAGCTAGAGAAGCTGTGAAAGCAAATTGGGAGTACAACTTATTGAGAAAGTATACTCAAAACAATTTAAGATGGAAGGATGTTTGTGGAAAAGATGGGATATTATCAAAAGCACTCAAG GCTCGGGTTGAGATGGAGCGGCTGCGGAGGGATTGCCTTTGCAAATCCTCACAGGCATTGAAGATGGAGTGCTCATTTGATGCTAATAGTGAGAGGGAGTGCAGTATATGCCTTTTTGACCTACACCTGTCTGCTGCAGGTTGTCACCGTTGTTCTCCTGATAAATACGCATGCTTGAACCATGCCAAAcagttatgttcatgttcatggGGTGCCAAGTTTTTTCTATTTCGTTACGACATTGCTGAATTGAACTTATTAGTTGAAGCTTTGGAGGGGAAATTAAGTGCAATATATAGATGGGCAAGGCTTGATCTCGGACTTGCCCTAAGTTCTTATGTCTCAAAAGGCAATATGCAAAATTCTGAGATTGTCGTCAAATCATCTCATAATACCTCTCAAGAGGCTTCTAACGGGACAAGTTCCCTACCCACTACATTATCTTCTATAGAGCAAATGGATGGAAAAAGTTTGAAATTAATGAAATTCATTGGCAGCACAAACTCTTGCCAGAAGGAGAATCCATCTGAGGTGGTATTGGCACTGGAAAGTGTAAAGCCATCATCAAGCTTGTCCTCCCCAGAAAACGAGGCATCAAAATATAATTCTCTATGCCACAAGAAAACCAATTTACAGTCAACTcccataataaaaatattatcacCTCAGCCTTCTCAAGTTGGTAGTCGAAACGTGTCTTCTAGTAAAAGTTTAGGTACAGAGAAACCTCTGGCGAAGCAGTCATTAGCATATGTACACAAAGATGTTATACTCCTGAGTGATGTTGAGGGAGAAGGACCCAATAGAGAAACTTTTTTGGAGGATTCTGCAGAACATGGAGGAAATGTGTTGAAACCAGTTTGCCATCCTGTGAGCTGTTTAAACAATCCACCCTTAACTGCAGCTGTTGCTGGTCCTGTTGACAAGCTTGACAAAGTGAAGCATGGCTCTAGTTCAGAGGATATGAAGGCTGAAGACCAGAAAGAAGGTGAAGCAAATCTTGGTGATATTTCACCGAGCAATCCTTGCTTCAAGGTGCCCTCCAATGATGCAGATTCTTGTAACTGTGTATCAGTGAAGAAAGAGACTTCTGAACGTGATGAGGCAAATGCGTGTTTGGGATTTAACCTACAAAATGACAAGGGAAGATCCAGTTATGAAGATAATCATAAAAAATCGGAGTTGGATGTTGATTATACATCAAgtgaaaattcacaaagtgtgTCATCTAATCCATTTAGTTCGCAGAATATACTGGACAGATATTATCGCCAGAAGGGGCCTCGAATTGCGAAAGTAGTTAGGAGAATTAATTGCAATGTTGAACCTTTGAAATTTGGATCTGTGCATGCTGGAAAGCAATGGTGTGATTGTCGGGCCATTTATCCTAGTG GATTTAGAAGTCGAGTGCGGTATATAAATGTACTAGATCCATCTAATATGTGCTATTATGTCTCTGAAATTCTGGATGCTCGATGGGATGGGCCTCTATTTATG GTTTCTTTGGAGCACTGGCCTAGTGAAATATTTGTTCATGTCTCGGCTGCCAGATGCTGGGAAATGGTTCGGGAAAGAGTCAATCACGAGATCACGAAGCAACATAAGTTAGGAAGGCAGAACCTCCCTCCTTTGCAGCCTCCTGGGAGTTTGGATGGCATGGAGATGTTTGGCTTTTCTTCACCAGCAATTGTGCAG GCTATTCAAGCTATGGATCAAAATCGAGTCTGTTCAAATTACTGGAAATCGCGGCCACTTATGCAGATTCCTCAGCAATCCCAATCTGGAGAAAGTAGTGGCACCTTCAGCCTGAAGTATGAGCCCTTGAATGATCAAGAAATCGAGAAGAACCATCCTGGGGTTGTGAGAATATTGAATAGCCTCTTCAAGAAGGCTAATCTGGAGCAGCTGCATACACTACATGGACTTTTACAGAACGAGAATTCAACTGATGAACAAAGATTGGTGATCAGACTTCTTAACGAGAAGATTCGCGAGGGCTCGGCGTAG
- the LOC142548814 gene encoding low-specificity L-threonine aldolase 1-like produces MVTRRVDLRSDTVTKPTETMRAAMAKAEVDDDVLGYDPTAARLEAEMARIMGKEAALFVPTGTMANLISVLTHCQIRGSEVILGDYSHIFIYENGGISTLGGVHPRTVKNNEDGTMDIDLIENAIRDPKFDICYPTTRLICLENSNAHSGGRCLSVEYTDKVGELAKKHGIKLHIDGARIFNASVALGVPVHRLVQAADSVAACLSKGLGAPAGTLIAGSKSFISKARILRKTLGGGMRQVGILCAAGLVALQENVAKLENDHKIAKILAEGIGEIRGLKVDVASVETNIVYVEVSKDLSITEMELLEILEAQGIYAMQRGPRMIRLVVHHQISENDVHYALSCFQRAITGFPVENGGN; encoded by the exons ATGGTAACTCGAAGAGTTGATCTGCGCTCCGACACCGTTACTAAGCCAACCGAAACCATGCGAGCTGCAATGGCAAAGGCTGAAGTAGATGATGATGTACTAGGTTACGATCCAACTGCGGCTCGACTCGAAGCAGAAATGGCAAGAATCATGGGCAAAGAAGCAGCCTTATTTGTGCCAACAGGCACTATGGCTAATCTTATTAGCGTGCTTACTCACTGTCAAATCCGGGGGAGTGAAGTAATCCTCGGAGATTATTCTCATATCTTCATTTATGAAAATGGTGGCATTTCCACCCTTGGAGGTGTACATCCAAGAACTGTGAAGAACAACGAAGATGGGACAATGGATATTGATCTAATTGAAAATGCGATACGGGATCCGAAGTTTGATATCTGTTACCCGACTACGAGGCTCATCTGCTTGGAGAATTCAAATGCTCA CTCTGGGGGCCGATGCCTTTCCGtagagtatacagataaagtcgGAGAGCTCGCAAAGAAGCATGGTATAAAGCTTCACATTGATGGTGCTCGCATATTCAATGCTTCTGTG GCCCTTGGAGTTCCAGTTCATAGGCTTGTACAGGCTGCTGATTCTGTGGCG GCTTGTCTGTCTAAAGGTCTTGGTGCTCCAGCTGGAACACTTATTGCTGGTTCGAAAAGCTTCATTTCCAAG GCAAGAATTCTTAGGAAGACTTTAGGTGGTGGCATGAGACAGGTCGGTATATTATGTGCTGCTGGTTTAGTTGCATTACAAGAAAATGTGGCAAAGCTTGAAAACGACCACAAAATTGCCAAGATTTTGGCCG AGGGGATTGGCGAGATTAGAGGGCTAAAAGTTGATGTAGCTTCTGTGGAAACCAACATT GTGTATGTTGAGGTTTCAAAGGACTTAAGCATAACGGAAATGGAACTGCTCGAAATTCTCGAAGCACAAGGCATATACGCGATGCAACGAGGCCCTCGAAT GATTAGGCTAGTGGTTCATCATCAGATCTCAGAAAATGATGTTCACTATGCACTGTCTTGCTTTCAG AGAGCCATAACCGGTTTCCCAGTTGAAAATGGTGGCAATTAA
- the LOC142548815 gene encoding low-specificity L-threonine aldolase 1-like produces the protein MTEDFTGKDSSFSSNSEVTEQNNLLSFGGRRELVHCIRMMTRKVDMRSDTVTKPTETMRAAMENAEVDDDILGCDPTAARLEAEMARIMGKEAALFVPSGTMANLISVLTHCQIRGSEIILGDYSHIFIYENGGISTLGGVHPRTVKNNEDGTMDIDLIENAIRDPKFDICYPTTRLICLENSHAHSGGRCLSVEYTDKVGELAKKHGLKLHIDGARIFNASVALGVPVHRLVQAADSVTACLSKGLGAPAGTLIAGSKGFISKARILRKTLGGGIRQVGILCAAGLVALQENVAKLENDHKIAKILAKGIGEIKGLKVDVATVETNIVYVEVSKDLSITETELLEILEAHGIYAMQEGPRMIRLVVHHQISEDDVHYALSCFQRAITGFPAENGGN, from the exons ATGACCGAAGATTTCACTGGAAAAGATTCCTCTTTTTCCTCTAACAGT GAAGTAACTGAGCAGAATAATCTCCTTTCGTTTGGTGGCCGAAGGGAACTTGTGCATTGCATAAG GATGATGACTCGAAAAGTTGATATGCGCTCCGACACCGTTACTAAGCCAACCGAAACCATGCGAGCTGCAATGGAAAACGCCGAAGTAGATGATGATATACTAGGTTGCGATCCAACTGCGGCTCGACTTGAAGCAGAAATGGCAAGAATCATGGGCAAAGAAGCAGCCTTATTTGTGCCATCAGGCACTATGGCTAATCTTATTAGCGTGCTTACTCATTGTCAAATCCGGGGGAGTGAAATAATCCTCGGAGATTATTCTCATATCTTCATTTATGAAAATGGTGGCATTTCCACCCTTGGAGGTGTTCATCCAAGAACTGTGAAGAACAACGAAGATGGGACAATGgatattgatttaattgaaaatgCGATACGGGATCCAAAGTTTGATATATGTTATCCGACTACCAGGCTCATCTGCTTGGAGAATTCACATGCTCA CTCTGGGGGCCGATGCCTTTCCGtagagtatacagataaagtcgGAGAGCTCGCAAAGAAGCATGGTTTAAAGCTTCACATTGATGGTGCTCGCATATTCAATGCATCTGTG GCCCTTGGAGTTCCAGTTCATAGGCTTGTACAGGCTGCTGATTCTGTGACG GCTTGTCTGTCTAAAGGTCTCGGTGCTCCAGCTGGAACACTTATTGCTGGTTCGAAAGGCTTCATTTCCAAG GCAAGAATTCTTAGGAAGACTTTAGGTGGTGGCATAAGACAGGTCGGTATATTATGTGCTGCTGGTTTAGTTGCATTACAAGAGAATGTGGCAAAGCTTGAAAACGACCACAAAATTGCCAAGATTTTGGCCA AGGGGATTGGCGAGATTAAAGGGCTAAAAGTTGATGTAGCTACTGTGGAAACCAACATT GTGTATGTTGAGGTTTCAAAGGATTTAAGCATCACGGAAACGGAACTGCTCGAAATTCTCGAAGCACACGGCATATACGCGATGCAAGAAGGCCCTCGAAT GATTAGGCTAGTGGTTCATCATCAGATCTCAGAAGATGATGTTCACTATGCACTGTCTTGCTTCCAG AGAGCTATAACCGGTTTCCCAGCTGAAAATGGTGGCAATTAA